The Halostella limicola genome includes the window GGCCTGCTCATCGCGCTGTTCATGATCGCGCGGGCCGCGAGGGGCGCGTACCTCGGCGAGGAGGGGAGCCGCCCCGTGGAGTACTTCGGGCTGTACTGGCACTTCGTGGACATCGTCTGGCTGTTCCTGTTCCCGCTGTTCTACATCCTGTAGGTGAGCAACAATGAGCAAGGTCAAACTGTACGCGATAATCTACGTGGCGCTGTTCGTCCTGGCGACCGTGCAGGTGCTGGTGGAGTTCGCCGGGCTGACGTACTGGACGGGCTTCGGCCTGATCATGGTGCTGTCGGCCGTGAAGGCCGTCCTCGTCGCCGGGTACTACCAGCACCTGGTCGACGAGCCGAGGTCGATAACGTACATGATGCTCGCCGCCCTGTTCGTCGCGGTCGTGCTCACCTCGGCCTCGGCGTACTCGATCGTCTGAGCGAAGGGGGCGGCGGGGCCGCCGCCCGCGACCTCACCGCCGCGTCCACGGCCGGTAGTACAGCAGCGCGACGGTCGCGACGAACGCGGCCGTCGCGAGGTCGAGCGAGTGCGCGTACGCCGCGGCGACCCCGGCCGCGCCCGCGAGGCTCCCGGCAAGCGTCGTCAGTATCGGGACGCTGCACCCGGCGCAGGCGACGAGACCGAGCGCCCCCAGCGGCGTGGCGGCGAGCGCGTCGACCGCGGCTGCGTACAGCAGGTACGACAGCGACAGGTACCCCACTACCAGGTACGGGACGAACGTGACGTAGAACGCCGGCGAGACGTAGGCGACGACGGGGCCCCACCCCGGCGAGCGCAGGGCGAACCGGAGCCCGAGCGGCCCCTCCGCGCCGCCGGTCAGGCCGACGAGGCCGCCGAGAGTCGCGAGCGTCGCGGCGTACGCCACGGCGAGGACGAGGGCGACCGCTTCGCGCCGGGGGCCAGCGGGGTCGGGAGTCGTCTTCGCCACTGCCCAGACGGAGACGTTGATCCAGACGAACGGGTACAGCACGTAGCGCAGGGTCGTCGGCTCGCCCGGTCGCACAGTGAAGTGGACGGCGACGAGCAGGACCTCCGCGACCGCGGCGAGCGCGAGCAGGCGCACGTCCCGGCGGGCGACCGCGCGCTCCAGGCGCGGCGCGGTCGCCCCGCTCATCGTCCCTGCGGCCGTCGCGCCCGACGGCCGTCTGCGCGCCCCGTCATCAGCCGGTGACGAGCCGGAAGAGGACGCCGACGATCAGCGCGACGCCGAAGGCAGTGGCGCTCTCCGCGACGGCCAGCGCCGTCGAGTGGCCGCGCTGCCGTCCGAGGAGGTACACCCCGGCGAGCAGGTACAGCACCAGCAGCGCGACGAACAGCGCCGTCATGCCGCCGAGCAGGGTCGGGTCCCCCAGCGCCAGCACCGTCGCGCCGCCGAACCCGACAGCCAGCAGGAGGAAGCCGGCGATCCACGCCGCCAGCTCGCCGCGGAGGGCGGCGACGAGGTGCTCGCCAGGGACGTAGTGCTCGCTCCTCCCGGCCGCCGTCTCCGCCCGAGAGCGGCGTCCCCCGTCCGAGGCCGCGCGCCGCGAACTGACGACCGTCGCGGCGATCACGGCGACGAGGAACAGCCCCGTGATCACCGTACTCGTGGTGAGTGTTACCATAACACTATCATCTTACTCGTCATCGTCCCGCTACATTAAGCGTTCGCCCGTTCGCAGCGCCCCCGACTACTAAGCGCGGGTTCGTCGTAGGAACGTTCCATGGACTCGTCCCACGAGGAGCTACGCGGCGTGACGGTGTCGGGTGACCCGGACGGCCGGCCGATCGTGTTCGTTCACGGGGTGACCCTGACCGGGTCGATGTGGCTCCCGCAGGTGAACAGGCTCCCGGACGACCTGCGACTGATCAGCTTCGACCTACCGGGTCACGGGGCGCGCGCGGACGAGACGTTCCAGTTCGAGCGCGCCGTCGACCTGCTCGACCGGGTCGTCGAGCGCGAGGCGGACGGCGAAGCGGTCGTCGTCGGCCTGTCGCTTGGCGGTTACCTCGCGACGAGCTACGCCGGCCGGTACCCGGACAAGGTCGACGCGCTGATCATCTCGGGCAGCAGCGCGAACCCGACGGGACTGCTCGGCGTCGTCACGCGGGTCGTCAGCGCCGTCTCCCGCGCGGCCGCCGAGAGCAAGCTCGTCCGGAAGGCGTACGCGGGCCTGTGGAAGCGGCTGATCCGTCAGCTCCACATCTCTCCCGAGGAGAAGCGCGCGATCATCGACGACGGGTTCTACTTCGAGCGGTTCGGCGAGGCCGGCCGCGACCTCGCCGGGCGGGACTTCCGCGCGGAATTCAGCGCCTACCCCGGCCCGGCGCTCGTCCTCAACGGGGAGAAGGACCTCCTCTCCCGCCGCAGCGAGGACGAGCACGCGGCGGCCGCGCCGGACACCAGGGTCGAGGTCGTCGCCGACGCCGGCCACACCGCCAACCTCCACCGGCCCGCGGAGTACACCAGGTCCGTCGAGCAGTTCTACCGCGAGGCGTTCCCGGAACCGACGGCGGACGGCGACGATGCCTGAGGACGCGCGCCGCGGCGTCTCACGGCGGGACTGGCTCCGGGCCGGGAGCAGCGTGGTCGGCGGAACGGTGTTTGCTGCGGCCGGGGCGACCAGTCTCGGCGTCGACGAAGGGAGATCACGACGGGGCGACGCCGAAGCGGATCGGACCGATTTCGTCTGGCTCAGCGGGCCACTACGGAACGTGAGAAACCTTCGCGACAACGTCCTCGCCTTCGCCGCTCGCCACGATCTCGCCGTCGTGCTGGTCGTGACGAACCTGGACAACCCGGCTCTCGTTGACGACTTCCTCGACGACGCAGACGCGGCCGCTGAGCGGGGGGTGGATGTCTGGTTGAACGTCGGGATCATGAAAGCGGTGACGTCGAAGGAGTTCGTGAACGACGCTGAGGAGAGAGAGCAACATTTGAATCGACTCGATCGGATCGTCGAACTGTACCACGACCGCTTCGGCGACGGCCGGATCGTCCTCTGGCAGGAGGCGCCCGTCTCCGGCCGCTGGGCCGAGGGCGGTAAGTGGACCGCCGAGTCCGTCGACAACCTGCTGGAGCACGGTCCGGCGGTGTTCGCGGCCCAGCGTCGCGTGATCAAGGACGTCTCCGATGGGATCGACGTGGGAATCTTCGTCCACTTCCCGTACCTCGTTGACTCGAAGAGCCCGGAGACCTACGAGCGACTGACGACCGCTCTCCGCGAGCGCGGAGCGACACCCGACTTCGCGATGGTCGACTTCTACCGCGGGTGGTACGAGAAAGACGTCGGACCGACGGCCGCGAACGACGCCGTCCGGAGCCTGATCGGGAACGCCCGCGAGGGGGTGGACGGGAGGGACGTGTTCTACATGGGCCAGGCCCACACGATCAACCCGAACCACACGCCGAGCAAGACGGCGATGCGGCTGGACCTCCGAACCGCGATGGACGCCGACGCGAGGGGGATCGGCTGGTACTCCCGGAACAATTACAAGAAGACCGAGGTCGGCTTCGACCCGTTCGTCCCGAACGTCGCCGATCCCGACAAGTTCGCCGAGCGCGGGGAGGTCGCCACCTACACAATCGCCCGTGACCGCTACCTGTTCGCCTGGCGCGGCACACTGGGGACGCGACCGGGCTACGGGCCCGGGGACCGCTTCGACCTCTGGCTCCGCACCGACGACGTGGGCTTTCACGACCACCGGCTCTGGCTCCAGACCGCGGAGGGCGACTGGGAGTACGTCGGCGACTTCGGCGGCTACCTCGACGGGGACTACCCCTACGACGGCGGCGCCAGCGCGTCGATCTTCCACGCGCTCGACCGGGAGCGGTTCCTCGACGGCGACCTCGAACTCCGGATTGCGTCGGAGGGCGAGACGACGCTCCGGAACATCGCCGTCCGCCCGTTCGACCCCGGCGCGTACGTGACGGAGCGGGAAGCGGCGTCGCTCGCGGCCGCGTCGCCGCTCGACCGCTTCGGCCTCGCCGACGCCGCGCCGGACGTGGAACTCTCGCCCGGCGAGGAGCGGACGGTGACCGTCCCGGTCGCCGTCGGATCGGCGCTGTCAGACGTCGCGCTCGGCGGCCTCGAACACCGCGAGGCCCGCGCCGCGCTCCCCTCGGCGACCGACGCGGATTACGCCGTGCTCGACCGGTTCGACCTCTGGGCTGTCGGGCCGGAGGCGGGGTCGATCGAGGGCGCGGCGCTCGGCGACCGCGACGCGGGCGCCGCCGCCGAAGCCGTCGCCCGGGGCGACGGGGCGACCGTCTGGTACGGCCTCCCCCGGTCGCTGCTCGACGGCGGCCGGACCCTCGCTCGCGCCGACTTCCGGGGCGGCAGCGCCCAGTCGATCTACGCGATGCCACACGCAGGCCGGGACGCCTTCGTCCCGCCGCACCGGGCGCGCGAACTCGTCGCGGACGACCCCGAGGCCGCGGCGACGTTCAGTCTCGCCTCCGATCGCCGGTAGGTGGTTTCGGCCACGGCGGGAAACCGCCCGACAGCAGTATTAACTCGATTTCGAATTACAGTACACTTTTACCCGTCGCGGTCGGATCAACGCTTGATGCCCGAAATCACGGTGTCCGAACACCTGTACGAGAAACTCGAAGAGGCCGCCCAGGACAGCGACATGGACCAGGCGCTGTGGCAGATGGTGTACCTGCACGAGCGCGGCAACAACCCCGCGCAGTAAGTCGAGTTTTCACTGGTTGGTCGACACGATTTCGACGACGTCGCGGTTCTCTAGTTCTTGGTCCGCGCCGATCTGGCGCTCGGACCGACAGTCGATGGCGTGCAGGAAGCCGTCCCCGATGTCCGAGTGCAGGTGGTAGGCGAAGTCCTCCGCGGTCGACCCCTCCGGGAGGATGAAGCAGTCGCGCAGCACCGTCCCGTCGTCGGTGACGACGCCGTTCGACGACCCGGGGAACACGGCGACGCCGCCCAGCTCGTCGAACAGCGCGGTTTCGAGGGTCCGCTGGACCCCCGTGCCGCCAAACGCGGCGACGTACTCGCGGATCTGCTCCAGTCCCGCCGCCTGTTCGTCGCCGAGGTCGCCGACGACCTCGAACTCGTCGTCGCCCGGCCGGTAGTCGACGGCGCCCTGCTCCGACGCCGTCTTCAGCGCCTTCTCGGCGTGGGCGCTCGTCGGCACGAACGTCAGGTGGTCGTACTCGGGGTCGTTCGCTATCTCCTCGTAGTTGGCCTGCGCCTCGGGCGTGTCCATCTTGTTCGCGGCGATCACCATCGGCTTCGTGCGCTTGCGGATCTCGCGAGCCAGCGCCGCGCGGTCGTCCTCGTCCCACTCGTCCGGGTCAAGCGGCATGTTTAGCCAGAGGATCGTCCGCTTGATCTCGTCTTTGTTCGTCCCGAACGCGCTCATCTGCTCCGCGAGGTCGACCTCGACGTCCGAGTCCTCGCCGTCGTAGCCCGAGCGGTAGCGCTCGATGCCCTTCTCCAGCACGTCGAGGTACCACATGTCGAGTTCGTTCTCCAGGAAGTCGACGTCCTCCCGCGGGTCGTGGTCCTCCGTCGGCTCGCCTTCGAGGTCCGTCTTCCCGGAGAAGTCGACGACGTGGACCAGCACGTCCGCCTCGTTCAGATCCGTGAGGAACTGGTTGCCGAGCCCGTTGCCCTCGTGTGCGCCGGGGATCAGTCCGGCCACGTCGACGAGCTTGACCGGGACGAACCGCGTGCCGTCCTCGCAGTAGCCAGTCTCGGGTGTACAGGTCTCGCCGAACTCCGGAGCCGCGCAGTCGACGCGGACGTACGCCTCGCCGACGCTCGGGTCGATGGTCGTGAACGGGTACGCGCCCTCCGGTACGTCGTTCATCGTCGCCGCGTTGAAGAAGCTCGACTTGCCGACCGATGGCTTCCCCACCAGGCCGATCTTGTAGGTCATTGACTCCTCTGGTCGGTCGCCGCACGAAAGGGTTACCAAAACGAGCGCGCCCTGTCAGTCGGTGACAGCCGGGCCGCGCGAGGCGGTTCGTCGCGCCGGTCGGACGCTCCCGCCCGGGGCTACTCCTCCTCGTCTTCGTCCGCGCTCGTCTCGTCGGACTCGTCCCCGCCGAGGTCGATGCCCGACTCCTCGCCCTCGGGCGCCTCGCCGATGTCCGTCTCGTGCTCGTCGGCGTCCGCGTCGGTCGCCGACTCCCCGGCCGTCGCCTCCTCGTCGGTCAGTTCGTCGCTCGCCTCCATGTCTGTCTGCATGTCCTCGGGCGGTTCCTCGGTGTCCTGCTCGCCGAACTCGACCTCGGTCATGCCCGTCTCGCTGACGCTCTCCGAGACGTCCGTCGACGGGTCGACGGTCTCTTTCCCCGCGTCCGCGGGGAACTCGATGTCGCTCGCGCCGCGTCGGGACCGGCGCTGGAGGAGGCCGACGACGAGGGCGAGCGAGCCCATCGCGAGCCGGCGCTTGCGGCCCCGCTTCGAGCGGAGGCCGCGGACGATCCACAGCACCCCCGTGCTCATGGCGAGGCGCCCGGACCGGAGCTGCTCGCCGATCCGGCCGGGGATCATCCCCTGCGACCCGCTCGCCGCCCCTTCGCCCGCCCGTTCGTTTCCGGTCGCCGTTCCGATGATGTCTTTGAACAGCATGTGCCGAGCGAACTACCACGGCGACGCAGTTAAACGCCGGACCCCGCCAGTCAACTGCGTCGGGATCGTACGCCGCCCATGGACCGACAGCCGGCCTACGAGGTAGCCGTGATCGGCGGGGGACCGGCCGGGCTGACCGCCGCCCTGTACGCCACCCGACTGGGGCACCGGACGGCGCTCATCACCAGGGAGGGCGGCCGCCACGAGCTCGTCGACTCCGTCCACAACCTTATCGGCGTCTCGGAGGAGACGTCCGGCGCCGAACTGGCCGCGGTCGCCGCCGCCCAGCTGGAGGAGTACGGGACGGACTACTACGAGGACTCGGTCACCGCCCTCGGGCGCGCGGACGACGACCGCTTTCGGATCGAGGCGACCCACGCGGACCTGCTCGCCGAGCGGGTCGTGCTGGCGACCGGCTTCTCCGACAACGCCCCGCGGGTCCCCGACCTCCAGCGGTTCACCGGGCACGGCCTGCACTACTGCCTGCACTGCGACGCCTACACGCTCGCGGACGCCCCGGTGTTCGTCCTCGGGCACGACGAGGAGGCAGCCCACGTGGCGATGACGCTGCTCAACTTCACCGGGGAGGTGGACCTGATACTGAACGGGGAGCGACCGACGTGGGGCGACGACACGGCGACGCAGGTCGAGACCCACCCGGTCGAGGTGCTCTCACGGTCCGTCAACTCGGCGTTCGCAGAGAGCGAGAGCACGGAGGCGTGGATCGGCGGGCTGGAGTTCGCCGACGGCACCGAGCGCGAGTACGTCGGCGGGTTCGCCGTCTACGGCCGGGAGTACAACGCTGCGCTCGCCGAGGACCTGGGCTGCGAGCTCAACGACGACGGCTCCGTCGCGGTGGACGAGGACTTCGAGACCAGCGTCGACGGCGTCTACGCGGTCGGCGACGTGACCCACGGGCAGAACCAGACGCCGGTCGCCGTCGGCGACGGCGCGCGGGCGGGCATCGCCGTGCACCACGACCTCCGGCGGTTCCCGCTGTCGGCCGAGGAGTGCGCGGACCGCGACCCGGGCGACCTGAGCGCCCCCGCCGTCGCCGACGACCTGCGGGCGCGGATGCGCCGCCACCGCTCGCGCGACGACTACGCCGGCATGACGCCGGACGGCTCCTGACCGGCGTATACACTCTGGCCTAGCGTCGTCGACCCGTCCATGTCCGAATCGACCAACGAGTGCGGCGGCTGGGGCGGTGCGGAGAGCGGCGGCTCGCGGCGGCGATCAGGCCTCGGCGATCGCTCGCTCGGCGTACCAGACCAGCGAGAAGTCCTGCGGGGAGGGGAGCGCGCACGCGAACCAGGCGACGGCCGCGGTGACGAGGTAGGGGTTCCCGAGAGTGGCGGGGTCCGGGAGGACGCCGGCGGCGACGAGGACGAACGGCGTCGCGAGCGTGAGCGGCATCAGCGCCGAGACCCGGAGCAGCCAGGGGGAGGTGTCCGCGGGGAGGTCCCGCGGCGTCACGGAGGCCCAGGTGCCGAACGCGCCGGCCCGGAGGTAGTCGCTCCCGTCGCTGTCCGGTAGCCACTCCGTGTCGTAGGGGATGCCGGCGAGCGAGAGCACGGCGGCGTGGGCGTACTCGTGGGCGACAGTGCCGACGCCGAGCGTCACGAAGAGGGCGAGCGCGGCACCGAGTAGCTGGAGGACGTCCATCGAAATGCTGCCTTACTGTTCCCATCAGAGTGGCTGTCGCTCTTTAATGTGTCGTTTCCGAGGGTAGGGCGGCTACGGTGTCAACACTCCTCCGGTAAGACCGCCTTATTTCCCGTTGCGCCGATCGCTCCCTCCTTTTCATCGTCGAACGCCGCCGTTCCACCGCGGCGTGTCGTTTCAAGTGCGAGGGAC containing:
- a CDS encoding alpha/beta fold hydrolase; this encodes MDSSHEELRGVTVSGDPDGRPIVFVHGVTLTGSMWLPQVNRLPDDLRLISFDLPGHGARADETFQFERAVDLLDRVVEREADGEAVVVGLSLGGYLATSYAGRYPDKVDALIISGSSANPTGLLGVVTRVVSAVSRAAAESKLVRKAYAGLWKRLIRQLHISPEEKRAIIDDGFYFERFGEAGRDLAGRDFRAEFSAYPGPALVLNGEKDLLSRRSEDEHAAAAPDTRVEVVADAGHTANLHRPAEYTRSVEQFYREAFPEPTADGDDA
- a CDS encoding DUF7546 family protein, with the translated sequence MSGATAPRLERAVARRDVRLLALAAVAEVLLVAVHFTVRPGEPTTLRYVLYPFVWINVSVWAVAKTTPDPAGPRREAVALVLAVAYAATLATLGGLVGLTGGAEGPLGLRFALRSPGWGPVVAYVSPAFYVTFVPYLVVGYLSLSYLLYAAAVDALAATPLGALGLVACAGCSVPILTTLAGSLAGAAGVAAAYAHSLDLATAAFVATVALLYYRPWTRR
- a CDS encoding NAD(P)/FAD-dependent oxidoreductase gives rise to the protein MDRQPAYEVAVIGGGPAGLTAALYATRLGHRTALITREGGRHELVDSVHNLIGVSEETSGAELAAVAAAQLEEYGTDYYEDSVTALGRADDDRFRIEATHADLLAERVVLATGFSDNAPRVPDLQRFTGHGLHYCLHCDAYTLADAPVFVLGHDEEAAHVAMTLLNFTGEVDLILNGERPTWGDDTATQVETHPVEVLSRSVNSAFAESESTEAWIGGLEFADGTEREYVGGFAVYGREYNAALAEDLGCELNDDGSVAVDEDFETSVDGVYAVGDVTHGQNQTPVAVGDGARAGIAVHHDLRRFPLSAEECADRDPGDLSAPAVADDLRARMRRHRSRDDYAGMTPDGS
- a CDS encoding cytochrome C oxidase subunit IV family protein, which gives rise to MSKVKLYAIIYVALFVLATVQVLVEFAGLTYWTGFGLIMVLSAVKAVLVAGYYQHLVDEPRSITYMMLAALFVAVVLTSASAYSIV
- a CDS encoding redox-regulated ATPase YchF → MTYKIGLVGKPSVGKSSFFNAATMNDVPEGAYPFTTIDPSVGEAYVRVDCAAPEFGETCTPETGYCEDGTRFVPVKLVDVAGLIPGAHEGNGLGNQFLTDLNEADVLVHVVDFSGKTDLEGEPTEDHDPREDVDFLENELDMWYLDVLEKGIERYRSGYDGEDSDVEVDLAEQMSAFGTNKDEIKRTILWLNMPLDPDEWDEDDRAALAREIRKRTKPMVIAANKMDTPEAQANYEEIANDPEYDHLTFVPTSAHAEKALKTASEQGAVDYRPGDDEFEVVGDLGDEQAAGLEQIREYVAAFGGTGVQRTLETALFDELGGVAVFPGSSNGVVTDDGTVLRDCFILPEGSTAEDFAYHLHSDIGDGFLHAIDCRSERQIGADQELENRDVVEIVSTNQ
- a CDS encoding phosphohydrolase codes for the protein MPEITVSEHLYEKLEEAAQDSDMDQALWQMVYLHERGNNPAQ